One Campylobacter concisus DNA window includes the following coding sequences:
- the ispG gene encoding flavodoxin-dependent (E)-4-hydroxy-3-methylbut-2-enyl-diphosphate synthase, translated as MQRYPTKQIKIRNVLIGGDAPISVQSMTFSKTKDVKGTLEQIQRLYFAGCDIVRCAVFDKEDASALKQIVASSPIPVVADIHFNHTYALIVSEFVDAIRINPGNIGSAKNIKAVVDACKQRNLPIRIGVNSGSLEKQFEDRYGRTVEAMVESAMYNIKLLEDFDFTDIKISLKSSDVERTMQAYRALRPKTNYPFHLGVTEAGTTFHATIKSAIALGGLLLEGIGDTMRVSITGELEEEIKVAKAILKDSGRQKEGLNIISCPTCGRLQADLMAAVKLVEEKTKGIKEPLNVSVMGCVVNAIGEAKGADVAIAFGKGNGMIMRHGEVVARLPESELVDRFLQEIDDEIKSRD; from the coding sequence TTGCAACGATACCCAACAAAACAGATAAAAATTCGCAATGTTTTAATAGGTGGCGACGCACCAATATCCGTGCAATCAATGACATTTTCAAAGACAAAAGACGTAAAAGGCACGCTTGAGCAGATACAAAGGCTATATTTTGCGGGCTGTGATATCGTGCGCTGCGCAGTTTTTGATAAAGAGGACGCCAGCGCGCTAAAACAGATAGTTGCAAGCTCACCTATTCCAGTCGTTGCAGACATCCATTTTAATCACACCTACGCGCTTATAGTTAGCGAATTTGTCGATGCTATCCGCATAAATCCCGGCAACATCGGCTCAGCCAAAAATATAAAAGCAGTCGTTGATGCCTGCAAACAAAGAAATTTGCCTATCCGTATAGGTGTAAATTCTGGCTCGCTTGAAAAGCAGTTTGAAGACCGCTACGGTCGCACAGTTGAGGCGATGGTAGAGAGTGCGATGTATAACATCAAGCTTCTTGAGGATTTTGACTTTACAGACATTAAAATTTCACTCAAATCAAGCGACGTTGAACGCACGATGCAAGCTTATAGAGCGCTTCGCCCAAAGACAAACTATCCATTTCATCTAGGTGTAACAGAGGCAGGTACCACTTTTCACGCCACTATCAAGTCCGCGATCGCTCTTGGCGGGCTTTTGCTTGAGGGCATAGGCGACACGATGAGAGTTAGCATAACTGGCGAGCTTGAAGAGGAGATAAAAGTCGCAAAAGCGATCTTAAAAGATAGCGGCCGTCAAAAAGAGGGGCTAAACATCATCTCATGCCCAACTTGCGGGCGTTTGCAAGCTGATCTAATGGCAGCAGTAAAGCTCGTAGAAGAAAAAACAAAAGGTATAAAAGAGCCATTAAACGTCTCAGTCATGGGCTGCGTGGTAAATGCAATCGGTGAGGCAAAAGGCGCAGATGTTGCCATAGCATTTGGCAAAGGCAATGGCATGATAATGCGTCACGGCGAAGTGGTCGCAAGGCTGCCTGAGAGCGAGCTTGTAGATAGATTTTTACAAGAGATCGATGACGAGATAAAAAGTAGAGACTAA
- a CDS encoding replicative DNA helicase, protein MAKQRVNEIEFTNLYDIDMERAILSSILQNNDILGEIFDIVKAKDFYLKGHSQIYDAMVACLNSDDPITMPFLKNRLGEKYDEELILDILGTNSLIDIQKYANELREKSIKRSLVKIAHNIPSKVNEDKPSRDMVDDLSQEFYSLIEGGSTGVIKEGKEIIMKMMDHINAQALLGEKDIVGLDTGFKKLNEMIKGFKNGDLIIVAARPGMGKTTLCLNFMSQVLKNNAGVVFFSLEMPAEQIMMRMLASKTSIPLQDIMTAKMDDEALARFSDACEEFAASKLFVHDSGYVNIHQVRTQMRKLKAMHPEISLCVIDYIGLMMSTNNYADRHVQIAEISRGLKLLARELDMPIIALSQLNRSLESRANKRPMLSDLRESGAIEQDADIILFVYRDEFYLEQEEKEKEKRASAEGKEYKSNHVFNKLQEKAEIIVGKNRNGETGSVDVLFQKQHSRFEDMSAMPVSDVSFEG, encoded by the coding sequence GTGGCAAAGCAAAGAGTTAACGAGATAGAATTTACCAACCTTTACGACATTGATATGGAGCGAGCTATACTAAGCTCCATTTTGCAAAACAACGATATTTTAGGTGAAATTTTTGACATTGTTAAGGCAAAGGATTTTTATCTAAAAGGGCATTCGCAAATATACGATGCAATGGTAGCTTGCCTAAATAGCGATGATCCTATAACTATGCCATTTTTAAAAAATAGACTTGGCGAAAAATACGACGAAGAGCTAATACTAGATATTTTGGGCACAAATTCCCTAATAGACATTCAAAAATACGCAAACGAACTAAGAGAAAAATCCATAAAAAGAAGTCTTGTAAAGATCGCTCACAATATACCAAGCAAAGTAAATGAAGACAAACCAAGCCGTGATATGGTCGATGATCTTAGCCAGGAATTTTACTCTTTGATAGAAGGTGGAAGCACTGGAGTTATAAAAGAAGGCAAAGAGATCATCATGAAAATGATGGATCATATTAATGCTCAAGCTTTACTTGGCGAAAAAGATATCGTTGGACTTGATACTGGATTTAAAAAGCTAAATGAGATGATAAAGGGCTTTAAAAATGGTGACCTCATCATCGTCGCAGCTCGTCCAGGCATGGGAAAAACGACACTTTGTTTAAATTTTATGAGTCAGGTTCTAAAAAATAATGCTGGAGTTGTTTTCTTCTCGCTTGAGATGCCAGCTGAGCAGATAATGATGAGAATGCTAGCAAGCAAGACCTCTATCCCGCTTCAAGACATAATGACTGCAAAGATGGATGATGAAGCGTTGGCTAGATTTAGCGATGCTTGCGAAGAGTTTGCTGCTAGCAAGCTTTTTGTGCATGATAGTGGCTATGTAAATATCCATCAAGTAAGAACGCAAATGCGAAAACTAAAGGCTATGCATCCTGAAATTTCACTTTGCGTGATCGACTACATCGGTCTTATGATGAGTACAAATAACTACGCTGATCGTCACGTCCAAATAGCTGAAATTTCTCGTGGATTAAAGCTTTTGGCGCGTGAGTTAGATATGCCAATCATCGCTCTTTCTCAGCTAAACAGAAGCCTTGAATCTCGCGCAAATAAACGCCCTATGCTAAGCGATCTAAGAGAGTCAGGCGCGATCGAGCAAGATGCTGACATCATTCTTTTTGTTTATAGAGATGAGTTTTATCTAGAACAAGAAGAAAAAGAGAAAGAAAAACGCGCAAGTGCTGAGGGCAAAGAGTACAAGAGCAATCACGTCTTTAATAAGCTTCAAGAAAAGGCCGAGATCATAGTTGGCAAAAATAGAAATGGTGAAACTGGCTCAGTTGATGTGCTCTTTCAAAAGCAACACTCAAGGTTTGAAGATATGTCTGCAATGCCAGTATCTGATGTTTCATTTGAAGGCTGA
- a CDS encoding ComEC/Rec2 family competence protein, whose translation MRFKALKNREIFTIFCLFCLCIFSINLAISYHKYQIFMDKGEQELTATVISSYEKLGDDGKKRQILKLKTDEFSFYTLGAKTDDFKAGDNIFLSVINLDVSFKDYLASSFYMPSFSREKLPQKATLNINQKLQSLIYAQHENSKISQLYSALFLGTNIDGELRDDVSHLGIAHLIAISGYHLGFISAVIFFVFRPLLKFLYVRFLPFRNYNFDLAIIVFIVLSFYFFIIGFIPSFLRAFLMSILGFYCTLKGVKILNFKILFIVALVSISLFPQLLFSVGFYFSLMGVFYIFLYFKHLKDKFSPFIHLILLNLYVCFAMEICVLYFFPLISLQQLSVLAINYIFSVFYPLSAALHIASYGDIFDGLLNNVLNFRLSSTKIFVPAIIFIFYNIASLLAIKFRSIFYILPLLGLLCFFVASYKIYA comes from the coding sequence ATGCGTTTTAAAGCTTTAAAAAATAGAGAAATTTTTACTATATTTTGTCTGTTTTGCCTTTGTATTTTTTCTATAAATTTAGCTATTAGCTATCATAAATATCAAATTTTTATGGACAAAGGTGAACAAGAGCTAACAGCAACCGTGATTTCTAGCTACGAAAAGCTTGGAGATGACGGCAAGAAAAGGCAAATTTTAAAGCTTAAGACTGATGAGTTTTCATTTTATACACTTGGAGCTAAAACAGATGACTTTAAAGCTGGAGATAATATATTTCTAAGCGTCATAAATTTAGACGTTAGTTTTAAAGACTATCTTGCTTCCTCCTTTTACATGCCTAGCTTTTCACGCGAAAAACTGCCACAAAAAGCCACGCTAAATATCAATCAAAAACTACAATCACTAATCTACGCCCAGCATGAAAATAGTAAAATTTCACAGCTCTACTCGGCTCTATTTTTAGGCACAAATATAGACGGCGAGCTAAGAGATGACGTCTCGCACCTTGGTATAGCGCATCTTATAGCCATAAGTGGCTATCATTTAGGTTTTATAAGTGCAGTTATATTTTTTGTATTTAGGCCGCTTTTAAAATTTTTATATGTGAGATTTTTACCTTTTAGAAATTACAACTTTGATCTAGCCATTATCGTTTTTATAGTCTTGTCATTTTACTTTTTTATAATAGGCTTTATACCAAGCTTTTTGCGAGCATTCTTAATGAGCATTTTAGGATTTTATTGCACGTTAAAAGGTGTTAAAATTTTAAACTTCAAAATACTTTTTATAGTGGCACTTGTTAGCATATCGCTCTTTCCGCAGCTACTTTTTAGCGTAGGTTTTTACTTTTCACTTATGGGTGTTTTTTACATATTTTTATATTTTAAACACTTAAAAGATAAATTTTCACCCTTCATCCATCTTATACTTTTAAATTTATATGTTTGCTTTGCAATGGAAATTTGCGTGCTTTATTTCTTTCCGCTCATTAGCTTACAGCAGCTTAGCGTCCTTGCTATCAACTACATCTTTAGCGTTTTTTATCCATTAAGTGCTGCACTTCATATCGCTTCGTATGGCGACATTTTTGATGGATTGCTAAATAATGTTTTAAATTTTAGACTAAGCTCGACTAAAATTTTTGTGCCAGCCATTATTTTTATCTTTTATAATATCGCTTCACTTCTAGCTATAAAATTTAGATCTATATTCTACATTTTACCGCTGCTTGGGCTTTTGTGCTTTTTCGTTGCCAGCTATAAAATTTACGCCTAA
- a CDS encoding EamA family transporter — MNKLIFVTILWAFSFSLIGEFLAGKVDSYLAVFIRVTLASLVFLPFTKFRGISPKLAFGIMAIGAVQIGLMYLFYYNSFLYLSVPEVALFTIFTPFYVTLIYDAFSFKFRPLYLFSVGVAVFGALVIKYGAINDGVLKGFLLVQAANICFGAGQSAYKALLEKFDVDQKNVFGYFHFGAFFVAIVALLTLGNPAKFSLTSTQILVLLWLGIVASGVGYFMWNKGACEVDSGVLAIMNNALIPAAIIVNLAFWQKDTNLTRLILGAVIMYISLIIHNKIMKFYGMKIA, encoded by the coding sequence TTGAATAAACTGATCTTTGTAACCATTTTGTGGGCGTTTAGCTTTAGTTTGATAGGTGAGTTTTTAGCTGGCAAGGTTGATAGCTATTTGGCTGTTTTTATTCGGGTTACGCTTGCGAGCTTAGTCTTTTTGCCATTTACAAAATTTCGTGGCATCAGCCCAAAGCTAGCATTTGGCATCATGGCGATCGGAGCTGTGCAAATAGGACTTATGTATCTATTTTATTACAATTCATTTTTGTATCTAAGTGTGCCAGAAGTAGCACTTTTTACCATTTTTACGCCGTTTTATGTGACGCTCATTTATGACGCATTTAGCTTTAAATTTAGGCCACTTTATCTATTTAGCGTTGGCGTTGCGGTTTTTGGAGCTTTGGTTATAAAATATGGCGCTATAAACGATGGTGTATTAAAGGGTTTTTTGCTAGTGCAAGCGGCAAATATCTGCTTTGGAGCAGGGCAGAGTGCATATAAGGCACTTTTAGAAAAATTTGACGTGGACCAAAAAAATGTCTTTGGCTACTTTCACTTTGGGGCATTTTTTGTAGCTATCGTTGCGCTTCTTACTCTTGGCAATCCAGCCAAATTTTCACTTACTTCAACGCAAATTTTAGTGCTTCTCTGGCTTGGCATAGTCGCTAGTGGAGTTGGATATTTTATGTGGAACAAAGGTGCTTGCGAGGTCGATAGCGGCGTGCTTGCCATCATGAATAACGCTCTCATTCCAGCTGCTATCATTGTAAATTTAGCCTTTTGGCAAAAGGATACAAACTTAACTAGGCTAATTTTAGGCGCTGTTATAATGTATATATCTTTGATAATTCATAACAAGATAATGAAATTTTATGGTATGAAGATCGCTTAG
- a CDS encoding TolC family protein, with product MKKILAVLLFALPLWAGNLLEIIALAQSARLESLKEFNKNEYINKNKSKKLNLSLDGRYTFVPDELKGGYMTKAGSITAKVEYLIFDGGASEAADKILDHKGVEKIYKDEELMNLTAFQVAKVYFNAIALNSLINLETKFVDSFAKAAAENEFWFEYGEINKAEFDAINFTLDKKRAELDELGLKLAELNSRINLLSNGEIGFNAGSKIMMPDFSKDDISAKLGAMEQEKFIKEQENEKQKSKFAPKIYLKDTQSVNNNSFKKGERTTSQMIGAYAVANKPRVEFEWKLPDSLSLSKQSQVKRIEEQKAALDLSDEENRIITRLKELESTIKGLSAKLNLQDLKQDKLDSDFIDLLNGYLDGEIKYEEFLFVSEKNFSDRANFILDGDLLELNKLEYFFECARKINEVIIE from the coding sequence TTGAAGAAAATTTTAGCTGTTTTGCTCTTTGCTTTGCCTCTTTGGGCTGGAAATTTACTAGAGATCATCGCTCTAGCGCAAAGTGCAAGGCTTGAGAGTTTGAAAGAATTTAATAAAAATGAATATATAAATAAAAATAAGAGTAAAAAGCTAAATTTATCCCTTGATGGCAGATATACCTTTGTGCCTGACGAGCTAAAGGGCGGGTATATGACAAAGGCTGGATCGATCACGGCAAAGGTCGAGTACCTCATCTTTGACGGTGGTGCGAGCGAGGCTGCTGATAAAATTTTAGACCACAAGGGCGTGGAGAAAATCTACAAAGACGAAGAGCTGATGAATCTCACCGCTTTTCAGGTCGCAAAGGTTTATTTCAACGCCATTGCCCTAAATTCACTTATAAATTTAGAGACAAAATTTGTCGATAGCTTTGCTAAGGCTGCGGCTGAAAATGAGTTTTGGTTTGAGTATGGCGAGATAAATAAAGCTGAGTTTGATGCGATAAATTTTACTCTTGATAAAAAAAGAGCCGAGCTAGACGAGCTTGGGCTTAAGCTAGCCGAGCTAAACTCAAGGATAAATTTGCTCTCAAATGGCGAGATCGGCTTTAACGCTGGCTCAAAGATAATGATGCCTGATTTTAGCAAAGATGATATAAGCGCAAAACTTGGGGCAATGGAGCAAGAAAAATTTATAAAAGAGCAAGAAAATGAGAAGCAAAAGAGCAAATTTGCTCCAAAAATTTACTTAAAAGATACACAAAGTGTGAATAATAACAGCTTTAAAAAAGGTGAGAGGACGACTTCGCAGATGATAGGCGCTTACGCTGTTGCGAACAAGCCTAGAGTGGAGTTTGAGTGGAAGCTACCTGATAGCTTAAGTCTTAGCAAGCAAAGTCAAGTTAAACGCATTGAAGAGCAAAAGGCGGCACTTGATCTAAGTGATGAGGAAAATAGGATAATCACTCGCCTAAAAGAGCTAGAAAGCACGATCAAAGGCTTAAGCGCAAAGTTAAATTTGCAAGATTTGAAGCAAGATAAGCTTGATAGTGATTTTATTGATCTGCTAAATGGCTATCTTGATGGCGAGATAAAATATGAAGAATTTCTATTTGTGAGTGAGAAAAATTTTAGTGATAGGGCAAATTTCATACTTGATGGCGATTTACTTGAGCTAAACAAGCTTGAGTATTTTTTTGAATGTGCAAGAAAAATAAATGAGGTGATAATTGAATAA
- a CDS encoding efflux RND transporter permease subunit, which translates to MIKTAINRPITTLMIFLSLVVFGIYSLKTMNVNLYPQVNIPIVKITTYANGDMNYIKTKITQKIEDEVSSIEGIKKLYSTSFDNLSVVSIEFELNKDLESATNDVRDKMQKARVGANYEIEKLNGLSSSVFSLFITRLDGNETRLMQEIDDVAKPFLERISGVSKVKTNGFLEPAVKILLDRFKLDKNALSANEVANLIKVENLKAPLGKIENEQIQMAIKSNFSAKSIDEIRNLTIKQGVFLKDIASVDLAYKDANEAAIMDKKSGVLLGLELAPDANALTVIALAKSKLDQFKSLLGSEYDVKIAYDKSEVIQKHIDQTAFDMILGVLLTIVIVYLFLRNFSITIISVVAIPTSIVATFFIINALGYDINRLSLIALTLGIGIFIDDAIVVTENIASKLKDEPNALKASFAGVSEIAFSVFAISLVLLCVFVPIAFMSGIVGRYFNSFAMSVAAGIVISFFVSIFLVPTLSARFVNAKESKFYIKSEPFFEWLENGYEKLLTLALKFKLIFLAITLAVVVCSFGLAKFVGGDFMPSEDNSEFNIYFKLDPSLSLQASKERLKDKISLINADPQVAYAYFILGYTDAKQPYLVKAYVRLKELKDRVNHERQNAIMQSFRDRLKSDDMSVIVADLPVVEGGDVQPVKLTITSENGKELEKFVPKISKMLKEINDATDVNSPEEDLLKRVQISIDEDKAKRLILDKASVASAVYSAFSQNEVSVFENENGKEYELYMRLDDKFRSDTDDILKTKIRSKEGFFVTLGDVATISFEQKPASISRFNRADEIKFLANTKNNAPLNSVANEISKKLDEILPANFKYKFLGFVELMDDTNASFIFTVSASAVLIYMVLAALYESFLLPFLIMLAMPLAFCGVVIGLFISGNPFSLFVMVGVILLFGMVGKNAILVVDFANHFANNGIEANEAVKMAAKKRLRAVLMTTFAMIFAMLPLALSRGAGYEANSPMAISIIFGLISSTLLSLLVVPVLFAWVYNLDKFIRKFYERERI; encoded by the coding sequence ATGATAAAAACAGCCATCAACCGCCCCATAACTACGCTTATGATATTTTTAAGCCTCGTTGTCTTTGGCATCTACTCGCTAAAGACGATGAATGTAAATTTATATCCACAAGTAAATATCCCGATAGTCAAGATCACGACCTACGCAAACGGCGATATGAACTATATAAAAACTAAGATCACGCAAAAGATCGAGGACGAGGTCTCAAGCATCGAGGGGATAAAAAAGCTTTACTCAACTAGCTTTGACAACCTAAGCGTGGTAAGTATCGAATTTGAGCTAAACAAAGACCTAGAGAGCGCTACAAACGACGTCCGTGACAAGATGCAAAAGGCGAGAGTTGGCGCAAACTACGAGATAGAAAAGCTAAACGGGCTCTCTTCTTCTGTATTTAGCCTTTTTATCACAAGGCTTGATGGCAATGAAACTAGGCTCATGCAAGAGATCGACGACGTGGCAAAGCCATTTTTAGAGCGCATAAGCGGCGTTTCAAAGGTCAAGACTAATGGCTTTTTAGAGCCAGCGGTGAAAATTTTACTAGATAGATTTAAGCTTGATAAAAACGCCCTTAGCGCAAATGAAGTGGCAAATTTGATAAAGGTTGAAAATTTAAAAGCGCCGCTTGGCAAGATAGAAAATGAGCAGATCCAAATGGCGATCAAGTCAAATTTCAGTGCCAAAAGCATAGATGAGATAAGAAATTTAACGATCAAGCAAGGGGTCTTTTTAAAAGATATCGCAAGTGTTGATCTTGCTTACAAAGACGCAAACGAAGCAGCGATAATGGATAAAAAAAGTGGCGTCTTGCTAGGTCTTGAGCTAGCTCCAGACGCAAACGCTCTAACCGTGATCGCTCTAGCTAAGTCAAAACTAGATCAGTTTAAAAGCCTGCTTGGCAGCGAATACGACGTAAAAATAGCCTACGATAAGAGCGAAGTGATACAAAAACACATCGATCAAACCGCCTTTGATATGATCCTTGGCGTCTTGCTAACAATCGTGATCGTATATCTGTTTTTAAGAAATTTCTCGATAACCATCATCTCAGTCGTAGCGATACCAACTAGCATCGTAGCGACATTTTTCATCATAAATGCCCTAGGCTACGACATAAACCGCTTAAGCCTCATAGCGCTCACACTTGGCATCGGAATTTTCATCGACGATGCGATAGTTGTCACTGAAAACATCGCTAGCAAGCTAAAAGATGAGCCAAATGCCCTAAAAGCAAGCTTTGCAGGGGTAAGTGAGATAGCATTTAGCGTATTTGCTATCTCGCTCGTGCTGCTTTGCGTTTTTGTGCCGATAGCCTTTATGAGTGGCATAGTTGGCAGGTACTTTAACTCTTTTGCCATGAGTGTGGCAGCTGGCATCGTTATCTCGTTTTTTGTTAGCATTTTTCTCGTGCCAACGCTAAGTGCGAGGTTTGTAAATGCCAAAGAGAGCAAATTTTACATAAAGAGCGAGCCGTTTTTTGAGTGGCTTGAAAATGGCTACGAGAAGCTTTTAACTTTAGCGCTTAAATTTAAGCTCATATTTTTAGCTATAACGCTTGCGGTCGTTGTTTGCTCGTTTGGACTGGCTAAATTTGTAGGAGGCGACTTCATGCCAAGCGAGGATAACTCGGAGTTTAATATCTACTTTAAGCTTGATCCCTCACTTAGCCTGCAAGCTAGCAAAGAGAGGCTAAAAGATAAAATTTCACTCATAAACGCCGATCCTCAGGTCGCTTATGCGTACTTCATCCTTGGCTACACAGACGCCAAGCAGCCCTATCTTGTAAAGGCTTACGTTAGGCTAAAGGAGCTAAAAGATAGGGTTAATCACGAGCGGCAAAACGCTATCATGCAAAGTTTTCGTGACAGACTAAAGAGTGATGATATGAGCGTCATCGTGGCTGATCTGCCAGTGGTTGAAGGTGGCGATGTGCAGCCAGTAAAGCTTACTATCACTTCTGAAAATGGCAAAGAGTTAGAAAAATTTGTACCAAAGATCAGCAAAATGCTAAAAGAGATAAATGACGCAACGGACGTAAATTCTCCTGAAGAAGATCTGCTAAAGCGTGTGCAAATTTCTATTGATGAAGATAAGGCAAAGAGGCTAATTTTAGATAAAGCTAGCGTTGCAAGTGCTGTTTATAGCGCATTTAGCCAGAACGAGGTCTCTGTTTTTGAAAACGAAAATGGCAAAGAGTATGAGCTTTACATGCGTCTTGATGATAAATTTAGAAGCGATACAGATGATATCTTAAAGACCAAGATAAGAAGCAAAGAGGGCTTTTTTGTCACACTTGGTGATGTGGCGACGATTAGTTTTGAGCAAAAGCCAGCTAGTATTTCGAGGTTTAATAGAGCTGATGAGATAAAATTTCTAGCAAATACCAAAAACAACGCGCCGCTAAATAGCGTGGCAAATGAAATTTCAAAGAAGCTTGATGAAATTTTGCCAGCAAATTTCAAGTATAAATTTCTTGGATTTGTGGAGCTGATGGATGATACGAACGCTTCTTTTATCTTTACAGTGAGCGCTAGTGCTGTGCTTATTTACATGGTGCTTGCTGCACTTTATGAGAGCTTTTTGCTGCCATTTCTTATCATGCTAGCCATGCCACTTGCCTTTTGTGGCGTCGTGATCGGACTTTTTATAAGTGGCAATCCATTTAGCCTATTTGTCATGGTTGGCGTCATCTTGCTCTTTGGCATGGTTGGTAAAAACGCTATCTTAGTCGTTGATTTTGCAAACCACTTTGCAAATAACGGCATAGAGGCAAATGAAGCTGTAAAAATGGCTGCAAAAAAGCGCCTAAGGGCTGTTTTGATGACTACTTTTGCGATGATATTTGCTATGCTTCCGCTGGCACTTAGCAGGGGTGCTGGCTATGAGGCAAACTCGCCTATGGCTATAAGCATCATCTTTGGGCTCATTAGCTCGACTTTGCTAAGCCTGCTTGTCGTGCCAGTTCTGTTTGCATGGGTCTATAATCTTGATAAATTTATAAGAAAATTTTATGAAAGGGAGAGAATTTGA
- a CDS encoding efflux RND transporter periplasmic adaptor subunit, whose amino-acid sequence MKKLIILMIFGIFSFASEEIFADFEVYAKQSSKLAFEGSGKVDKIFVDVSSHVKKGDTLAILDQSSLEIALKKAKNDLELAKNASEFAKNTLNKFTQVMDVTSKQEFDEVKYKFDEAALRVESAQIAILNADDHLKKALLRAPFDGVIASKNVELGESASPLQPAFVLNSEEVKILIAIDEKYANLVKVGDTFKFKLDAASDEKEVKIALIYPEIKRDTRKFYAQAYDTGLKPGMFGQGRVLVSNRK is encoded by the coding sequence TTGAAAAAGCTGATAATTTTGATGATATTTGGCATTTTTTCATTTGCTAGTGAAGAAATTTTTGCTGACTTTGAAGTCTATGCCAAGCAAAGCTCAAAGCTTGCATTTGAGGGCAGTGGCAAAGTGGATAAAATTTTTGTAGATGTTTCAAGCCACGTTAAAAAGGGCGACACTTTAGCTATTCTTGATCAAAGCAGCCTAGAAATCGCTCTTAAAAAGGCAAAAAATGATCTTGAGCTGGCAAAAAATGCTAGTGAATTTGCAAAAAATACTTTAAACAAATTTACTCAAGTAATGGATGTCACTTCAAAGCAAGAATTTGACGAAGTAAAGTATAAATTTGATGAGGCAGCTCTTAGAGTAGAGAGTGCCCAGATAGCCATTTTAAATGCAGATGATCATCTTAAAAAGGCTCTTTTAAGAGCTCCTTTTGATGGCGTCATAGCTAGTAAAAATGTCGAGCTTGGCGAGAGTGCTTCGCCGCTTCAGCCAGCCTTTGTTTTAAACTCTGAAGAGGTTAAAATTTTAATAGCGATCGATGAAAAATATGCAAATTTAGTAAAAGTTGGCGATACATTTAAATTTAAACTTGACGCAGCAAGCGATGAAAAAGAGGTAAAAATCGCTCTCATCTATCCAGAGATTAAGCGAGACACCAGGAAATTTTACGCCCAGGCTTATGACACTGGGCTAAAACCTGGCATGTTTGGTCAAGGCAGAGTGCTAGTTAGTAATAGAAAATGA
- a CDS encoding TolC family protein produces MKNFLFLLLPFLLFGSNLSVIANKATQNEISKIKELELKRANLNDEATLSSYMPSLSLEGSYGKNASTFPSIVAKESAGVLARIDFLLYDGGAREARLKMSQLLKNKAAIASDEAKNYLALKAVNLYFNAAALENIIAAKQAQANFLKGVLDKLEKANIAGLAAKDELENVRAKYYLANSTQLEYKNKMEQILNEINLLTGEKILPVAGAKMADISSNLASKNAELDRLSQDIFINEAKLDETRSGFLPQVVLYDSYGFYKNNYDIDLGRLSSYRSYVDKYLKEDTHGNKFGIAFKWKIFDFFATSKMSQIQKIALDEARLNLEYKKRENETKLKNLQSEIVVLTSKIVSLSEYVKASDLALKASYEKYNSGLLGYSDLLEALSQKFDAISLFESAKDELEIKKAEFFFENGEPILERIRD; encoded by the coding sequence ATGAAAAATTTTCTATTTCTTCTTTTGCCATTTCTTCTGTTTGGCTCAAATCTGAGCGTGATCGCAAACAAAGCTACGCAAAATGAGATTTCAAAGATCAAAGAGCTTGAGCTAAAAAGAGCAAATTTAAACGATGAAGCCACATTAAGCTCATATATGCCAAGCCTTAGCCTAGAGGGCTCATACGGCAAAAACGCAAGCACATTTCCAAGCATAGTCGCTAAAGAGTCAGCCGGTGTGCTGGCTAGAATTGATTTTTTACTATATGATGGCGGAGCTAGAGAGGCGAGGCTAAAGATGAGTCAGCTTTTAAAAAACAAAGCCGCCATAGCAAGTGATGAAGCTAAAAACTACCTTGCACTTAAGGCTGTAAATTTATACTTTAACGCAGCTGCACTTGAAAATATAATCGCAGCCAAGCAGGCTCAGGCAAATTTTTTAAAAGGCGTTTTAGATAAGCTTGAAAAGGCAAACATTGCAGGCCTTGCCGCAAAAGATGAGCTTGAAAATGTAAGGGCTAAATATTACTTAGCTAATAGCACACAGCTTGAATACAAAAACAAAATGGAGCAAATCTTAAATGAGATAAATTTGCTAACTGGTGAGAAAATTTTGCCAGTAGCTGGAGCAAAGATGGCTGATATTAGCTCAAATTTAGCTTCAAAAAATGCCGAGCTTGATAGACTAAGCCAGGATATTTTTATAAATGAGGCTAAGCTTGATGAAACAAGGTCTGGCTTTTTGCCTCAGGTTGTGCTTTATGATAGCTATGGATTTTATAAAAATAACTACGATATCGATCTAGGCAGGCTTAGTTCTTACCGCTCATACGTGGATAAATACCTAAAAGAAGATACTCATGGCAATAAATTTGGTATCGCTTTTAAATGGAAAATTTTTGATTTTTTCGCCACTAGCAAGATGAGTCAGATCCAAAAGATCGCTCTTGATGAGGCAAGGCTAAATTTGGAGTATAAAAAGCGTGAAAACGAGACAAAGCTTAAAAATTTGCAAAGTGAAATCGTGGTGCTCACTTCAAAAATCGTTTCACTAAGCGAATATGTAAAAGCAAGCGATTTGGCATTAAAAGCTAGCTATGAGAAGTATAACTCTGGGCTTTTGGGATATAGCGACCTGCTTGAGGCGCTCTCTCAGAAATTTGATGCCATTAGCCTTTTTGAGAGTGCAAAAGATGAGCTTGAGATCAAAAAAGCGGAGTTCTTTTTTGAAAATGGCGAGCCGATTTTAGAGAGGATTAGAGATTGA